In Ctenopharyngodon idella isolate HZGC_01 chromosome 1, HZGC01, whole genome shotgun sequence, a single genomic region encodes these proteins:
- the LOC127508705 gene encoding NACHT, LRR and PYD domains-containing protein 3-like, with protein sequence MSLPSGSSDGTVTSDPSISSRKSQRSESPDPSCVSLKSNRSMTPPPAFSDEPVTSDPLQDKTAAALQTHTLETEDLQRVKDQHKTSMKNKYERLFEGNKLQENETLLNRIYTQLYIIEGEREGVNEEHEVLQMEKTARTQHSQDTPIYCNDIFKASPEPGCEEKDQIKTVLTKGIAGIGKTVSVQKFILDWAEGKANQDIEFMFVLPFRELNLIRDRQYSLHRLLLDFHPELQDLASKIYEECKVVFIFDGLDESRITLMSSDTQKVSDVTETSSVGVLMSNLMKGELLPSALIWITSRPAAANQIPSKYINRLTEIQGFNEPQKEEYFRKRISDEHQASRIISHIKRARSLHIMCHIPVFCWISSTVLQKLLKEDLSAEIPQTLTEMYSHFLLIQINMRNQKYEERDPEKLLQSNREVIVKLAEVAFKQLMKGNVMFYEEDLRESGIDVTDASVYSGICTEIFKEESVIHQKKVYSFIHLSVQEFLAALYVFYLYVVKNKKPLQVFLRKKHMGKQPKEYCVNLCELLRTAVDKALESENGHLDLFLRFLLGVSLESNQRLLQDILTHTENNSKSISQTITYIKDKIKDMRTVPYNLSTERSINLFLCLLEMKDQSLTREIQELVKSEKHSKTDVSPAHCSTVAYMLQMSEEVLDELDLKKYNTSDVGRRRLIPAVINCRKAVLAGCNLTGQDCEIISSALQSSNSVLRELDLSNNDLQDSGIKLLSDALKSQNCQLKILRLMLCNLTVQSCKCLSLALQSSNSVLRELDLSNNDLRDLGVKLLSDGLMKAANSQLEILRLAMCNLTGQSCETVSSALQSSNCVLRELNLSNNDLRDSGVKLLSVGLKSPNSQLQILSLSGCLVTEEGCGYVSSALSSNPSHLREVDLSYNHPGQSGVQLLNDKLTDPNCSLQRLNLKCGGETRIRAGLEKYACDLTLDPNTANIHLMLSEHNRKATHVEKKQSYTDYPCRFEHYPQVLCKESLTGRCYWEAEWSGGEADISVAYKGISRKGRRNECVFGYNEMSWRLECTDDQFIFWHKFKSTILRVPSPLYKRVGVYLDVSAGTLSFYSVSDTHTLTHLHTFNTTFTEPLYAGFSLCKCSVSLCQIK encoded by the exons ATGAGTTTACCCTCTGGATCCAGTGATGGaacagtgacctctgaccccag taTCAGCAGTAGGAAGAGTCAGAGATCAGAGTCTCCAGATCCCAGCTGTGTTTCTCTGAAGAGTAACAGATCCATGACGCCACCCCCTGCATTCAGTGATGAaccagtgacctctgacccttt GCAGGACAAAACTGCAGCTGccctgcagacacacacactggagACTGAAGACTTGCAGAGAGTCAAAGACCAGCACAAAACCAGCATGAAGAACAAGTATGAGAGATTATTTGAGGGAAACAAACTCCAAGAGAatgaaaccctcctgaacagGATCTACACACAGCTCTACAtcatagagggagagagagaaggagtgaatgaagaacatgaggttttacagatggagaaaacaGCCAGAACACAACACTCACAAGACACTCCAATCTActgcaatgacatctttaaagCCTCACCTGAACCAGGATGTGAGGAGAAAGACCAAATCAAGACTGTTCTTACTAAAGGCATTGCTGGAATTGGAAAAAccgtctctgtgcagaagttcattctGGACTGGGCCGAGGGAAAAGCCAATCAGGATATAGAATTCATGTTTGTGCTTCCATTTCGAGAGCTGAACTTGATCCGAGATCGTCAGTACAGTCTTCACAGACTTCTGCTGGACTTTCATCCTGAACTTCAAGATCTGGCCTCAAAGATTTATGAGGAGtgtaaagttgtgttcatctttgatggtctggatgaaagCAGAATCACACTGATGTCTTCAGACACTCAGAAAGTTTCTGATGTGACTGAGACTTCATCTGTGGGTGTGTTGATGTCAAACCTTATGAAAGGAGagctgcttccctctgctctcatctggatcacctccagacctgcagcagccaatcagatccccTCCAAATACATCAATCGTCTGACAGAAATTCAGGGGTTCAATGAGCCTCAGAAAGAAGAGtatttcaggaagagaatcagtgacGAGCATCAAGCCAGCAGAATCATCTCGCACATCAAAAGAGCAAGAAGCCTccacatcatgtgccacatacctgttttctgctggatctcatccACTGTGCTTCAGAAGCTCCTGAAAGAAGATCTGAGTGCAGAAATACCTCAAACTCTGACTGAAATGTACAGCCACTTCCTGCTGATTCAGATCAACATGAGGAATCAGAAGTATGAAGAGAGAGATCCAGAGAAACTCCTGCAGTCCAACAGAGAAGTAATTGTGAAACTTGCTGAAGTGGCtttcaaacagctgatgaaGGGCAATGTGATGTTCTATGAAGAGGACCTGAGAGAGAGCGGCATAGATGTCACTGACGCCTCAGTGTATTCTGGGATTTGCACTGAGATCTTTAAGGAGGAATCTGTGATTCATCAGAAGAAAGTCTACAGCTTCATTCATCTGAGTGTCCAGGAATTTCTTGCTGCTCtctatgtgttttatttatatgtagTCAAGAACAAGAAGCCATTGCAGGTTTTTCTGAGGAAAAAACATATGGGAAAACAGCCCAAGGAATACTGTGTGAATCTGTGTGAGCTTTTGAGAACAGCAGTAGACAAAGCCCTTGAGAGTGAGAATGGACATCTGGATCTGTTCCTGCGGTTCCTGTTGGGTGTCTCACTGGAGTCCAATCAGAGGCTTTTACAGgatatactgacacacacagaaaacaacTCCAAGAGCATCAGTCAAACCATTACTTATATTAAAGACAAAATTAAAGACATGAGAACTGTTCCATACAATCTTTCCACTGAAagatccatcaatctgttcctCTGTCTGCTGGAAATGAAAGATCAGTCACTGACCAGAGAGATTCAGGAGCTTGTGAAATCAGAGAAACACTCAAAAACTGATGTCTCTCCTGCCCACTGCTCAACAGTCGCCTACATGCTTCAGATGTCAGAGGAGGTGCTGGATGAGCTGGACCTCAAGAAATACAACACATCAGATGTGGGTCGAAGAAGACTGATACCAGCTGTGATCAACTGCAGGAAAGCTGT tCTTGCTGGCTGTAATCTCACTGGTCAAGATTGTGAAATTATATCCTCAGCTCTCCAATCCTCAAACTCggtcctgagagagctggacctgagtaacaatgacctgcaggattcTGGTATAAAGCTTCTTTCTGACGCACTGAAGAGTCAAAACTGTCAGCTGAAGATACTTAG ATTGATGTTGTGCAATCTCACTGTTCAGAGCTGTAAATGCTTGTCATTAGCTCTGCAATCCTCAAACTctgtcctgagagagctggatctgagtaacaatgacctgcGGGATTTAGGAGTGAAGCTGCTTTCTGATGGACTGATGAAAGCAGCAAACTCTCAGCTGGAGATACTGAG GTTGGCTATGTGTAATCTCACTGGTCAGTCCTGTGAAACTGTGTCATCAGCTCTACAATCCTCAAACTGTGTCCTGAGAGAGCTAaacctgagtaacaatgacctgcgggattcaggagtgaagctaCTCTCTGTTGGACTGAAGAGTCCAAACTCTCAGCTGCAGATACTGAG CTTGTCAGGCTGTTtggtgacagaggaaggctgtggttatgtgtcttcagctctgagttcaaacccctcacacctgagagaggtggatctgagctacaatcacccaGGACAATCAGGAGTCCAGCTGCTAAATGACAAACTGACAGATCCAAACTGCTCTCTGCAGAGACTCAA tttgAAGTGTGGTGGAGAGACCAGGATAAGAGCAGGACTGGAAAAAT ATGCCTGTGATCTCACACTGGATCCAAACACCGCAAACATTCATCTCATGCTGTCTGAGCACAACAGAAAGGCAACGCATGTGGAAAAGAAACAGTCATACACTGATTATCCGTGCAGATTTGAGCACTATCCTCAGGTTTTGTGTAAAGAGAGTCTTactggacgctgttactgggaggcaGAATGGAGCGGGGGGGAGGCTGATATATCAGTCGCATATAAAGGAATCAGCAGGAAAGGAAGGAgaaatgaatgtgtttttggttACAATGAAATGTCCTGGAGGTTGGAGTGCACTGATGATCAATTCATATTCTGGCACAAGTTCAAGAGCACCATCTTACGTGTCCCTTCACCCTTATATAAGAGAGTAGGTGTCTATCTGGATGTGTCAGCTggcactctgtccttctacagcgtttctgacacacacacactcacacacttacacacattcaaCACCACATTCACTGAACCCCTCTATGCTGGATTTAGCCTGTGTAAATGCTCAGTGTCTCTGTGTCAGATTAAATAG